One genomic window of Onychostoma macrolepis isolate SWU-2019 chromosome 25, ASM1243209v1, whole genome shotgun sequence includes the following:
- the dyrk4 gene encoding dual specificity tyrosine-phosphorylation-regulated kinase 4 isoform X1 yields the protein MRASDLTMDKKKAVRKKLETLMKEKNISLPLVKKSARPEAFPHPHRSQAENTKIGPNCTYSQKCGTGVGTLPQLEAPVKQVLVTNGKLLHSNGTLPSIVKQLVQSTQGNQEERPRPQFPNRFGSSVENLSESLTRSIINKFEKIRTYEGQRLPMSPTTALKHFQNQLTEYEKEEIMDYSEIWYLGLDTKKIEGSQGSPQNSGYDDEHGSYLKVLHDHIGYRYEVLEVIGKGSFGQVLKCLDHKTNEMVAIKIIRNKKRFHHQALVELKILDAVRRRDRDNCHNVIHMKEYFYFRNHLCISFELLGANLYELIKKNNFQGFSLGLIRRFAHSLLKCLQMLHKEKIIHCDLKPENILLSQRGQGNIKVVDFGSSCYEQQRVYTYIQSRFYRSPEVILGHPYSMAIDMWSLGCILAELYTGYPLFPGESEVEQIACIMEIMGLPPNDFVQTASRRRLFFDSKGNPRNITNSKGKKRRPNSKDLASVLKTNDPQFLDFIRRCLVWDPTKRMTPDEGMQHEWITEGRLNKLHPKPRPIRKDIDNNYEFTYRKATLNRTSKADKSGSDDKHKRVSDTSSKGGKTASEERLRPIGASAEEDNCEDTGKSVSKDSKSDSGGERSVQIIIKPQTGSSTDSSEGQEPQFLPPIV from the exons ATGAGGGCTAGTGATCTGACTATGGACAAAAA AAAAGCTGTGAGGAAGAAACTAGAGACGCTCATGAAGGAGAAGAACATTAGTCTTCCTTTGGTGAAAAAG TCAGCCAGACCCGAGGCTTTCCCTCACCCCCACAGGTCTCAGGCCGAGAACACAAAAATAGGACCCAACTGCACCTACTCACAG aagTGTGGGACGGGGGTTGGTACTTTGCCCCAGCTAGAGGCTCCGGTCAAGCAAGTTCTGGTGACCAATGGCAAACTTCTGCATTCGAATGGAACCTTACCCAGTATCGTCAAACAACTGGTGCAAAGCACTCAAGGGAATCAG GAGGAGAGGCCGAGGCCACAGTTTCCCAATCGCTTTGGTTCATCTGTGGAAAACCTCTCCGAATCCTTAACTAGGAGCATCATCAATAAGTTTGAGAAGATCAGGACATATGAGGGACAAAGGCTGCCTATGTCTCCAACAA CGGCACTGAAGCACTTCCAAAACCAGCTAACAGAATATGAGAAGGAGGAGATCATGGACTACTCTGAGATCTGGTATCTGGGTTTGGACACTAAGAAGATTGAGGGCTCCCAGGGATCCCCACAGAATTCAGGCTATGACGATGAGCATGGCAGCTACTTAAAG GTCCTGCATGACCATATAGGCTATCGCTATGAAGTCCTGGAGGTGATTGGGAAAGGATCATTTGGCCAAGTCTTGAAATGTTTGGATCACAAGACAAATGAGATGGTGGCCATCAAGATCATTCGGAATAAGAAGAG GTTCCATCATCAGGCTCTTGTAGAGCTGAAGATCCTAGATGCCGTGCGGAGAAGAGACAGAGATAACTGCCACAATGTCATTCACATGAAGGAGTACTTCTACTTCCGCAACCACCTGTGCATCTCCTTCGAGCTGCTGGG AGCGAACCTCTACGAGCTTATTAAGAAGAACAACTTCCAGGGCTTCAGTCTGGGGTTGATTCGGCGTTTTGCTCATTCACTGCTCAAGTGCCTCCAGATGCTGCACAAAGAGAAGATCATCCACTGTGACCTTAAACCG GAGAACATTCTCCTGTCCCAAAGGGGACAaggaaacatcaaagtggttgACTTTGGATCAAGCTGCTATGAGCAACAGAGAG TGTACACTTACATTCAGAGCCGCTTCTACCGCTCACCAGAGGTGATTCTGGGCCATCCGTACAGCATGGCAATAGATATGTGGAGTCTAGGCTGCATTTTAGCAGAGCTGTACACTGGCTATCCCCTCTTCCCAGGAGAGAGTGAAGTGGAGCAGATTGCCTGTATCATGGAG ATTATGGGACTTCCTCCAAATGACTTTGTTCAAACTGCATCAAGACGGAGGTTATTTTTTG ATTCCAAAGGAAACCCAAGGAATATCACCAACAGCAAAGGGAAGAAACGTCGACCCAACTCAAAAGATCTTGCCAGTGTGTTGAAGACCAACGATCCTCAATTTCTTGACTTCATTCGACGTTGCCTTGT GTGGGATCCCACAAAACGCATGACACCCGATGAAGGGATGCAGCACGAGTGGATCACAGAGGGACGTCTCAACAAGCTCCATCCTAAACCTCGGCCTATCCGGAAAGACATTGACAACAATTATGAATTCACTTACCGCAAAGCAACTTTAAACAGGACAAGCAAGG CTGATAAATCTGGTTCTGACGACAAACATAAGAGGGTCAGCGACACTTCAAGCAAAGGAGGCAAGACGGCATCAGAAGAGCGTCTGCGTCCAATAGGAGCGTCAGCCGAGGAAGACAACTGTGAAGACACAGGCAAAAGTGTCAGCAAAGATAGCAAGTCGGACTCAGGTGGAGAGCGGTCCGTTCAGATCATCATCAAACCTCAGACAGGCTCAAGCACTGATTCTTCAGAAGGACAGGAGCCTCAGTTTCTCCCTCCTATTGTATAA
- the dyrk4 gene encoding dual specificity tyrosine-phosphorylation-regulated kinase 4 isoform X7 — MGPRAESARGEGENRGEKKCGTGVGTLPQLEAPVKQVLVTNGKLLHSNGTLPSIVKQLVQSTQGNQEERPRPQFPNRFGSSVENLSESLTRSIINKFEKIRTYEGQRLPMSPTTALKHFQNQLTEYEKEEIMDYSEIWYLGLDTKKIEGSQGSPQNSGYDDEHGSYLKVLHDHIGYRYEVLEVIGKGSFGQVLKCLDHKTNEMVAIKIIRNKKRFHHQALVELKILDAVRRRDRDNCHNVIHMKEYFYFRNHLCISFELLGANLYELIKKNNFQGFSLGLIRRFAHSLLKCLQMLHKEKIIHCDLKPENILLSQRGQGNIKVVDFGSSCYEQQRVYTYIQSRFYRSPEVILGHPYSMAIDMWSLGCILAELYTGYPLFPGESEVEQIACIMEIMGLPPNDFVQTASRRRLFFDSKGNPRNITNSKGKKRRPNSKDLASVLKTNDPQFLDFIRRCLVWDPTKRMTPDEGMQHEWITEGRLNKLHPKPRPIRKDIDNNYEFTYRKATLNRTSKADKSGSDDKHKRVSDTSSKGGKTASEERLRPIGASAEEDNCEDTGKSVSKDSKSDSGGERSVQIIIKPQTGSSTDSSEGQEPQFLPPIV, encoded by the exons ATGGGCCCGAGGGCAGAATCAGCGAGAGGGGAAGGAGAAAACAGAGGAGAGAAG aagTGTGGGACGGGGGTTGGTACTTTGCCCCAGCTAGAGGCTCCGGTCAAGCAAGTTCTGGTGACCAATGGCAAACTTCTGCATTCGAATGGAACCTTACCCAGTATCGTCAAACAACTGGTGCAAAGCACTCAAGGGAATCAG GAGGAGAGGCCGAGGCCACAGTTTCCCAATCGCTTTGGTTCATCTGTGGAAAACCTCTCCGAATCCTTAACTAGGAGCATCATCAATAAGTTTGAGAAGATCAGGACATATGAGGGACAAAGGCTGCCTATGTCTCCAACAA CGGCACTGAAGCACTTCCAAAACCAGCTAACAGAATATGAGAAGGAGGAGATCATGGACTACTCTGAGATCTGGTATCTGGGTTTGGACACTAAGAAGATTGAGGGCTCCCAGGGATCCCCACAGAATTCAGGCTATGACGATGAGCATGGCAGCTACTTAAAG GTCCTGCATGACCATATAGGCTATCGCTATGAAGTCCTGGAGGTGATTGGGAAAGGATCATTTGGCCAAGTCTTGAAATGTTTGGATCACAAGACAAATGAGATGGTGGCCATCAAGATCATTCGGAATAAGAAGAG GTTCCATCATCAGGCTCTTGTAGAGCTGAAGATCCTAGATGCCGTGCGGAGAAGAGACAGAGATAACTGCCACAATGTCATTCACATGAAGGAGTACTTCTACTTCCGCAACCACCTGTGCATCTCCTTCGAGCTGCTGGG AGCGAACCTCTACGAGCTTATTAAGAAGAACAACTTCCAGGGCTTCAGTCTGGGGTTGATTCGGCGTTTTGCTCATTCACTGCTCAAGTGCCTCCAGATGCTGCACAAAGAGAAGATCATCCACTGTGACCTTAAACCG GAGAACATTCTCCTGTCCCAAAGGGGACAaggaaacatcaaagtggttgACTTTGGATCAAGCTGCTATGAGCAACAGAGAG TGTACACTTACATTCAGAGCCGCTTCTACCGCTCACCAGAGGTGATTCTGGGCCATCCGTACAGCATGGCAATAGATATGTGGAGTCTAGGCTGCATTTTAGCAGAGCTGTACACTGGCTATCCCCTCTTCCCAGGAGAGAGTGAAGTGGAGCAGATTGCCTGTATCATGGAG ATTATGGGACTTCCTCCAAATGACTTTGTTCAAACTGCATCAAGACGGAGGTTATTTTTTG ATTCCAAAGGAAACCCAAGGAATATCACCAACAGCAAAGGGAAGAAACGTCGACCCAACTCAAAAGATCTTGCCAGTGTGTTGAAGACCAACGATCCTCAATTTCTTGACTTCATTCGACGTTGCCTTGT GTGGGATCCCACAAAACGCATGACACCCGATGAAGGGATGCAGCACGAGTGGATCACAGAGGGACGTCTCAACAAGCTCCATCCTAAACCTCGGCCTATCCGGAAAGACATTGACAACAATTATGAATTCACTTACCGCAAAGCAACTTTAAACAGGACAAGCAAGG CTGATAAATCTGGTTCTGACGACAAACATAAGAGGGTCAGCGACACTTCAAGCAAAGGAGGCAAGACGGCATCAGAAGAGCGTCTGCGTCCAATAGGAGCGTCAGCCGAGGAAGACAACTGTGAAGACACAGGCAAAAGTGTCAGCAAAGATAGCAAGTCGGACTCAGGTGGAGAGCGGTCCGTTCAGATCATCATCAAACCTCAGACAGGCTCAAGCACTGATTCTTCAGAAGGACAGGAGCCTCAGTTTCTCCCTCCTATTGTATAA
- the dyrk4 gene encoding dual specificity tyrosine-phosphorylation-regulated kinase 4 isoform X3: MGPRAESARGEGENRGEKSARPEAFPHPHRSQAENTKIGPNCTYSQKCGTGVGTLPQLEAPVKQVLVTNGKLLHSNGTLPSIVKQLVQSTQGNQEERPRPQFPNRFGSSVENLSESLTRSIINKFEKIRTYEGQRLPMSPTTALKHFQNQLTEYEKEEIMDYSEIWYLGLDTKKIEGSQGSPQNSGYDDEHGSYLKVLHDHIGYRYEVLEVIGKGSFGQVLKCLDHKTNEMVAIKIIRNKKRFHHQALVELKILDAVRRRDRDNCHNVIHMKEYFYFRNHLCISFELLGANLYELIKKNNFQGFSLGLIRRFAHSLLKCLQMLHKEKIIHCDLKPENILLSQRGQGNIKVVDFGSSCYEQQRVYTYIQSRFYRSPEVILGHPYSMAIDMWSLGCILAELYTGYPLFPGESEVEQIACIMEIMGLPPNDFVQTASRRRLFFDSKGNPRNITNSKGKKRRPNSKDLASVLKTNDPQFLDFIRRCLVWDPTKRMTPDEGMQHEWITEGRLNKLHPKPRPIRKDIDNNYEFTYRKATLNRTSKADKSGSDDKHKRVSDTSSKGGKTASEERLRPIGASAEEDNCEDTGKSVSKDSKSDSGGERSVQIIIKPQTGSSTDSSEGQEPQFLPPIV, translated from the exons ATGGGCCCGAGGGCAGAATCAGCGAGAGGGGAAGGAGAAAACAGAGGAGAGAAG TCAGCCAGACCCGAGGCTTTCCCTCACCCCCACAGGTCTCAGGCCGAGAACACAAAAATAGGACCCAACTGCACCTACTCACAG aagTGTGGGACGGGGGTTGGTACTTTGCCCCAGCTAGAGGCTCCGGTCAAGCAAGTTCTGGTGACCAATGGCAAACTTCTGCATTCGAATGGAACCTTACCCAGTATCGTCAAACAACTGGTGCAAAGCACTCAAGGGAATCAG GAGGAGAGGCCGAGGCCACAGTTTCCCAATCGCTTTGGTTCATCTGTGGAAAACCTCTCCGAATCCTTAACTAGGAGCATCATCAATAAGTTTGAGAAGATCAGGACATATGAGGGACAAAGGCTGCCTATGTCTCCAACAA CGGCACTGAAGCACTTCCAAAACCAGCTAACAGAATATGAGAAGGAGGAGATCATGGACTACTCTGAGATCTGGTATCTGGGTTTGGACACTAAGAAGATTGAGGGCTCCCAGGGATCCCCACAGAATTCAGGCTATGACGATGAGCATGGCAGCTACTTAAAG GTCCTGCATGACCATATAGGCTATCGCTATGAAGTCCTGGAGGTGATTGGGAAAGGATCATTTGGCCAAGTCTTGAAATGTTTGGATCACAAGACAAATGAGATGGTGGCCATCAAGATCATTCGGAATAAGAAGAG GTTCCATCATCAGGCTCTTGTAGAGCTGAAGATCCTAGATGCCGTGCGGAGAAGAGACAGAGATAACTGCCACAATGTCATTCACATGAAGGAGTACTTCTACTTCCGCAACCACCTGTGCATCTCCTTCGAGCTGCTGGG AGCGAACCTCTACGAGCTTATTAAGAAGAACAACTTCCAGGGCTTCAGTCTGGGGTTGATTCGGCGTTTTGCTCATTCACTGCTCAAGTGCCTCCAGATGCTGCACAAAGAGAAGATCATCCACTGTGACCTTAAACCG GAGAACATTCTCCTGTCCCAAAGGGGACAaggaaacatcaaagtggttgACTTTGGATCAAGCTGCTATGAGCAACAGAGAG TGTACACTTACATTCAGAGCCGCTTCTACCGCTCACCAGAGGTGATTCTGGGCCATCCGTACAGCATGGCAATAGATATGTGGAGTCTAGGCTGCATTTTAGCAGAGCTGTACACTGGCTATCCCCTCTTCCCAGGAGAGAGTGAAGTGGAGCAGATTGCCTGTATCATGGAG ATTATGGGACTTCCTCCAAATGACTTTGTTCAAACTGCATCAAGACGGAGGTTATTTTTTG ATTCCAAAGGAAACCCAAGGAATATCACCAACAGCAAAGGGAAGAAACGTCGACCCAACTCAAAAGATCTTGCCAGTGTGTTGAAGACCAACGATCCTCAATTTCTTGACTTCATTCGACGTTGCCTTGT GTGGGATCCCACAAAACGCATGACACCCGATGAAGGGATGCAGCACGAGTGGATCACAGAGGGACGTCTCAACAAGCTCCATCCTAAACCTCGGCCTATCCGGAAAGACATTGACAACAATTATGAATTCACTTACCGCAAAGCAACTTTAAACAGGACAAGCAAGG CTGATAAATCTGGTTCTGACGACAAACATAAGAGGGTCAGCGACACTTCAAGCAAAGGAGGCAAGACGGCATCAGAAGAGCGTCTGCGTCCAATAGGAGCGTCAGCCGAGGAAGACAACTGTGAAGACACAGGCAAAAGTGTCAGCAAAGATAGCAAGTCGGACTCAGGTGGAGAGCGGTCCGTTCAGATCATCATCAAACCTCAGACAGGCTCAAGCACTGATTCTTCAGAAGGACAGGAGCCTCAGTTTCTCCCTCCTATTGTATAA
- the dyrk4 gene encoding dual specificity tyrosine-phosphorylation-regulated kinase 4 isoform X4, which translates to MVTAAWGNPAMGGEGTTPSCCGFEILQNCWGTRQSQRNRRVQPEKCGTGVGTLPQLEAPVKQVLVTNGKLLHSNGTLPSIVKQLVQSTQGNQEERPRPQFPNRFGSSVENLSESLTRSIINKFEKIRTYEGQRLPMSPTTALKHFQNQLTEYEKEEIMDYSEIWYLGLDTKKIEGSQGSPQNSGYDDEHGSYLKVLHDHIGYRYEVLEVIGKGSFGQVLKCLDHKTNEMVAIKIIRNKKRFHHQALVELKILDAVRRRDRDNCHNVIHMKEYFYFRNHLCISFELLGANLYELIKKNNFQGFSLGLIRRFAHSLLKCLQMLHKEKIIHCDLKPENILLSQRGQGNIKVVDFGSSCYEQQRVYTYIQSRFYRSPEVILGHPYSMAIDMWSLGCILAELYTGYPLFPGESEVEQIACIMEIMGLPPNDFVQTASRRRLFFDSKGNPRNITNSKGKKRRPNSKDLASVLKTNDPQFLDFIRRCLVWDPTKRMTPDEGMQHEWITEGRLNKLHPKPRPIRKDIDNNYEFTYRKATLNRTSKADKSGSDDKHKRVSDTSSKGGKTASEERLRPIGASAEEDNCEDTGKSVSKDSKSDSGGERSVQIIIKPQTGSSTDSSEGQEPQFLPPIV; encoded by the exons ATGGTTACCGCAGCATGGGGAAACCCTGCCATGGGTGGAGAAGGGACCACACCATCTTGCTGTGGCTTTGAGATCCTCCAGAACTGCTGGGGCACCCGACAGAGTCAGAGGAACAGGAGAGTTCAACCTGAG aagTGTGGGACGGGGGTTGGTACTTTGCCCCAGCTAGAGGCTCCGGTCAAGCAAGTTCTGGTGACCAATGGCAAACTTCTGCATTCGAATGGAACCTTACCCAGTATCGTCAAACAACTGGTGCAAAGCACTCAAGGGAATCAG GAGGAGAGGCCGAGGCCACAGTTTCCCAATCGCTTTGGTTCATCTGTGGAAAACCTCTCCGAATCCTTAACTAGGAGCATCATCAATAAGTTTGAGAAGATCAGGACATATGAGGGACAAAGGCTGCCTATGTCTCCAACAA CGGCACTGAAGCACTTCCAAAACCAGCTAACAGAATATGAGAAGGAGGAGATCATGGACTACTCTGAGATCTGGTATCTGGGTTTGGACACTAAGAAGATTGAGGGCTCCCAGGGATCCCCACAGAATTCAGGCTATGACGATGAGCATGGCAGCTACTTAAAG GTCCTGCATGACCATATAGGCTATCGCTATGAAGTCCTGGAGGTGATTGGGAAAGGATCATTTGGCCAAGTCTTGAAATGTTTGGATCACAAGACAAATGAGATGGTGGCCATCAAGATCATTCGGAATAAGAAGAG GTTCCATCATCAGGCTCTTGTAGAGCTGAAGATCCTAGATGCCGTGCGGAGAAGAGACAGAGATAACTGCCACAATGTCATTCACATGAAGGAGTACTTCTACTTCCGCAACCACCTGTGCATCTCCTTCGAGCTGCTGGG AGCGAACCTCTACGAGCTTATTAAGAAGAACAACTTCCAGGGCTTCAGTCTGGGGTTGATTCGGCGTTTTGCTCATTCACTGCTCAAGTGCCTCCAGATGCTGCACAAAGAGAAGATCATCCACTGTGACCTTAAACCG GAGAACATTCTCCTGTCCCAAAGGGGACAaggaaacatcaaagtggttgACTTTGGATCAAGCTGCTATGAGCAACAGAGAG TGTACACTTACATTCAGAGCCGCTTCTACCGCTCACCAGAGGTGATTCTGGGCCATCCGTACAGCATGGCAATAGATATGTGGAGTCTAGGCTGCATTTTAGCAGAGCTGTACACTGGCTATCCCCTCTTCCCAGGAGAGAGTGAAGTGGAGCAGATTGCCTGTATCATGGAG ATTATGGGACTTCCTCCAAATGACTTTGTTCAAACTGCATCAAGACGGAGGTTATTTTTTG ATTCCAAAGGAAACCCAAGGAATATCACCAACAGCAAAGGGAAGAAACGTCGACCCAACTCAAAAGATCTTGCCAGTGTGTTGAAGACCAACGATCCTCAATTTCTTGACTTCATTCGACGTTGCCTTGT GTGGGATCCCACAAAACGCATGACACCCGATGAAGGGATGCAGCACGAGTGGATCACAGAGGGACGTCTCAACAAGCTCCATCCTAAACCTCGGCCTATCCGGAAAGACATTGACAACAATTATGAATTCACTTACCGCAAAGCAACTTTAAACAGGACAAGCAAGG CTGATAAATCTGGTTCTGACGACAAACATAAGAGGGTCAGCGACACTTCAAGCAAAGGAGGCAAGACGGCATCAGAAGAGCGTCTGCGTCCAATAGGAGCGTCAGCCGAGGAAGACAACTGTGAAGACACAGGCAAAAGTGTCAGCAAAGATAGCAAGTCGGACTCAGGTGGAGAGCGGTCCGTTCAGATCATCATCAAACCTCAGACAGGCTCAAGCACTGATTCTTCAGAAGGACAGGAGCCTCAGTTTCTCCCTCCTATTGTATAA
- the dyrk4 gene encoding dual specificity tyrosine-phosphorylation-regulated kinase 4 isoform X5, with protein MRASDLTMDKKKAVRKKLETLMKEKNISLPLVKKKCGTGVGTLPQLEAPVKQVLVTNGKLLHSNGTLPSIVKQLVQSTQGNQEERPRPQFPNRFGSSVENLSESLTRSIINKFEKIRTYEGQRLPMSPTTALKHFQNQLTEYEKEEIMDYSEIWYLGLDTKKIEGSQGSPQNSGYDDEHGSYLKVLHDHIGYRYEVLEVIGKGSFGQVLKCLDHKTNEMVAIKIIRNKKRFHHQALVELKILDAVRRRDRDNCHNVIHMKEYFYFRNHLCISFELLGANLYELIKKNNFQGFSLGLIRRFAHSLLKCLQMLHKEKIIHCDLKPENILLSQRGQGNIKVVDFGSSCYEQQRVYTYIQSRFYRSPEVILGHPYSMAIDMWSLGCILAELYTGYPLFPGESEVEQIACIMEIMGLPPNDFVQTASRRRLFFDSKGNPRNITNSKGKKRRPNSKDLASVLKTNDPQFLDFIRRCLVWDPTKRMTPDEGMQHEWITEGRLNKLHPKPRPIRKDIDNNYEFTYRKATLNRTSKADKSGSDDKHKRVSDTSSKGGKTASEERLRPIGASAEEDNCEDTGKSVSKDSKSDSGGERSVQIIIKPQTGSSTDSSEGQEPQFLPPIV; from the exons ATGAGGGCTAGTGATCTGACTATGGACAAAAA AAAAGCTGTGAGGAAGAAACTAGAGACGCTCATGAAGGAGAAGAACATTAGTCTTCCTTTGGTGAAAAAG aagTGTGGGACGGGGGTTGGTACTTTGCCCCAGCTAGAGGCTCCGGTCAAGCAAGTTCTGGTGACCAATGGCAAACTTCTGCATTCGAATGGAACCTTACCCAGTATCGTCAAACAACTGGTGCAAAGCACTCAAGGGAATCAG GAGGAGAGGCCGAGGCCACAGTTTCCCAATCGCTTTGGTTCATCTGTGGAAAACCTCTCCGAATCCTTAACTAGGAGCATCATCAATAAGTTTGAGAAGATCAGGACATATGAGGGACAAAGGCTGCCTATGTCTCCAACAA CGGCACTGAAGCACTTCCAAAACCAGCTAACAGAATATGAGAAGGAGGAGATCATGGACTACTCTGAGATCTGGTATCTGGGTTTGGACACTAAGAAGATTGAGGGCTCCCAGGGATCCCCACAGAATTCAGGCTATGACGATGAGCATGGCAGCTACTTAAAG GTCCTGCATGACCATATAGGCTATCGCTATGAAGTCCTGGAGGTGATTGGGAAAGGATCATTTGGCCAAGTCTTGAAATGTTTGGATCACAAGACAAATGAGATGGTGGCCATCAAGATCATTCGGAATAAGAAGAG GTTCCATCATCAGGCTCTTGTAGAGCTGAAGATCCTAGATGCCGTGCGGAGAAGAGACAGAGATAACTGCCACAATGTCATTCACATGAAGGAGTACTTCTACTTCCGCAACCACCTGTGCATCTCCTTCGAGCTGCTGGG AGCGAACCTCTACGAGCTTATTAAGAAGAACAACTTCCAGGGCTTCAGTCTGGGGTTGATTCGGCGTTTTGCTCATTCACTGCTCAAGTGCCTCCAGATGCTGCACAAAGAGAAGATCATCCACTGTGACCTTAAACCG GAGAACATTCTCCTGTCCCAAAGGGGACAaggaaacatcaaagtggttgACTTTGGATCAAGCTGCTATGAGCAACAGAGAG TGTACACTTACATTCAGAGCCGCTTCTACCGCTCACCAGAGGTGATTCTGGGCCATCCGTACAGCATGGCAATAGATATGTGGAGTCTAGGCTGCATTTTAGCAGAGCTGTACACTGGCTATCCCCTCTTCCCAGGAGAGAGTGAAGTGGAGCAGATTGCCTGTATCATGGAG ATTATGGGACTTCCTCCAAATGACTTTGTTCAAACTGCATCAAGACGGAGGTTATTTTTTG ATTCCAAAGGAAACCCAAGGAATATCACCAACAGCAAAGGGAAGAAACGTCGACCCAACTCAAAAGATCTTGCCAGTGTGTTGAAGACCAACGATCCTCAATTTCTTGACTTCATTCGACGTTGCCTTGT GTGGGATCCCACAAAACGCATGACACCCGATGAAGGGATGCAGCACGAGTGGATCACAGAGGGACGTCTCAACAAGCTCCATCCTAAACCTCGGCCTATCCGGAAAGACATTGACAACAATTATGAATTCACTTACCGCAAAGCAACTTTAAACAGGACAAGCAAGG CTGATAAATCTGGTTCTGACGACAAACATAAGAGGGTCAGCGACACTTCAAGCAAAGGAGGCAAGACGGCATCAGAAGAGCGTCTGCGTCCAATAGGAGCGTCAGCCGAGGAAGACAACTGTGAAGACACAGGCAAAAGTGTCAGCAAAGATAGCAAGTCGGACTCAGGTGGAGAGCGGTCCGTTCAGATCATCATCAAACCTCAGACAGGCTCAAGCACTGATTCTTCAGAAGGACAGGAGCCTCAGTTTCTCCCTCCTATTGTATAA